A stretch of Paenibacillus peoriae DNA encodes these proteins:
- a CDS encoding TnsA endonuclease N-terminal domain-containing protein yields the protein MTTDMLLTVKQEKSIKFIAHSIKPSNKLTKRVVEKLQIEKEFFKDQKIEWALITERQINYNLFRNVEWLHNAKNNDKLSNHHINSLEDNLYYAIQQSEKPFAKVTREQDELFGLPSGYWI from the coding sequence ATGACTACAGATATGTTACTTACAGTAAAACAAGAAAAAAGTATAAAATTTATTGCACATTCTATCAAACCTTCTAACAAGTTGACAAAACGAGTTGTAGAGAAATTACAGATTGAAAAAGAGTTCTTTAAAGACCAAAAGATAGAGTGGGCACTTATTACGGAAAGGCAGATAAACTACAATTTATTCAGGAATGTCGAATGGCTTCATAATGCTAAAAACAACGATAAGTTGTCAAATCACCATATAAATAGTCTCGAAGATAATCTCTATTATGCTATTCAACAAAGTGAAAAACCATTTGCGAAAGTTACAAGAGAACAAGATGAATTATTTGGTTTACCAAGTGGGTACTGGATATGA
- a CDS encoding helix-turn-helix domain-containing protein: MNTLEQRCKKSRLLHKWTQKEIPNKIGVTKQVASNWERNVARPEINHLISLAKVFDVTTDYLLCIANRMTFPTVWAQLIQAYLQRLTTLYGN, translated from the coding sequence ATGAATACTTTGGAACAGCGCTGTAAAAAATCGAGACTACTCCATAAATGGACACAAAAGGAAATTCCTAATAAGATCGGGGTAACTAAACAGGTTGCTTCTAATTGGGAGCGAAACGTAGCACGGCCTGAAATTAATCATTTAATATCTTTAGCAAAGGTTTTTGACGTTACAACTGATTATCTACTTTGTATTGCTAATCGAATGACGTTCCCTACTGTGTGGGCTCAATTGATACAGGCGTATCTCCAAAGATTAACCACTCTATATGGGAATTGA
- a CDS encoding MaoC family dehydratase, whose amino-acid sequence MKFNEFFVGQRFETDSIKVTKEKIMEFASEFDPQYMHLDEKKTQEGMFGGIIASGIQTLALTFKLWVECGLYGEDVVAGTAMDNIRFIKPVYPDDELHVVVEVINLEHNRKNTGIVTVNLSTFNHTTQKNFEGDLSVIIKK is encoded by the coding sequence ATGAAGTTTAATGAATTCTTTGTAGGGCAGCGGTTCGAGACTGATTCTATAAAAGTAACCAAAGAAAAAATTATGGAATTCGCATCTGAATTTGACCCTCAGTACATGCATTTGGATGAGAAGAAAACTCAGGAAGGCATGTTTGGAGGAATTATAGCTTCAGGAATCCAAACATTAGCCCTAACATTTAAACTATGGGTAGAGTGTGGTTTATACGGTGAAGATGTAGTGGCTGGTACTGCTATGGACAATATCCGATTTATAAAACCTGTATACCCTGATGATGAGTTACATGTAGTTGTTGAAGTCATTAATCTAGAACATAACCGAAAGAATACAGGAATTGTAACTGTGAATTTATCTACTTTTAATCATACGACTCAAAAAAATTTTGAAGGGGATCTTTCTGTAATAATAAAAAAATAA